A genomic segment from Corythoichthys intestinalis isolate RoL2023-P3 chromosome 2, ASM3026506v1, whole genome shotgun sequence encodes:
- the kcna2b gene encoding potassium voltage-gated channel subfamily A member 2b — protein MTVAASDTADEAAAHPGQPHEHYDPEPDHECCERVVINISGLRFETQLKTLSQFPETLLGDPKKRMRYFDPLRNEYFFDRNRPSFDAILYYYQSGGRLRRPVNVTLDIFSEEIRFYELGEEAMEIFREDEGFIREEERPLPENEFQRQVWLLFEYPESSGPARIIAIISVMVILISIVSFCLETLPFLQNEDEDIYNDPFQSNSNITTTYETSSYFTDPFFIVETLCIIWFSFEFLVRFFACPSKAGFFGNIMNIIDIVAIIPYFITLGTELAERPEDREAGQQAMSLAILRVIRLVRVFRIFKLSRHSKGLQILGQTLKASMRELGLLIFFLFIGVILFSSAVYFAEADEPRSQFRSIPEAFWWAVVSMTTVGYGDMVPTTMGGKIVGSLCAIAGVLTIALPVPVIVSNFNYFYHRETEGEEQAQYLNIPSVPKASSVDDLKKTGRSGSGSTLSKSDYVEIQEAVNHSADDFRPEGIKTGNCTLANTNYVNITKMRTDV, from the coding sequence ATGACGGTTGCGGCCAGCGACACTGCAGACGAAGCGGCTGCACATCCCGGCCAGCCTCATGAGCACTACGACCCAGAGCCAGATCATGAGTGCTGCGAGAGGGTCGTCATTAATATCTCAGGCTTACGCTTTGAGACACAGCTCAAGACCTTGTCGCAATTTCCAGAGACGCTCCTTGGTGATCCCAAGAAACGGATGaggtactttgaccccctccggAACGAGTACTTTTTCGACCGCAATCGACCAAGTTTTGATGCCATTCTTTACTATTACCAATCTGGTGGGAGGCTGCGCCGACCTGTCAATGTCACTCTTGATATTTTTTCTGAAGAGATTCGCTTCTATGAGCTGGGCGAGGAGGCAATGGAAATCTTCAGGGAGGATGAAGGTTTCATAAGGGAAGAGGAACGCCCTTTGCCAGAGAATGAGTTTCAGAGACAGGTGTGGCTACTGTTTGAGTACCCTGAGAGTTCAGGTCCAGCTCGAATCATTGCCATCATCTCTGTTATGGTAATTCTCATCTCTATCGTTAGCTTCTGCTTAGAAACACTGCCATTTTTACAAAATGAAGACGAGGACATATACAATGATCCCTTTCAAAGCAATTCCAACATTACCACGACCTATGAGACCTCATCATATTTTACTGATCCTTTTTTTATCGTGGAAACCCTTTGTATAATCTGGTTTTCATTTGAGTTCCTTGTCAGGTTCTTTGCTTGTCCCAgcaaagctggattttttggcaaCATCATGAACATTATTGATATTGTGGCAATTATTCCTTACTTCATCACCCTTGGCACAGAACTAGCAGAGAGGCCAGAGGATAGAGAGGCAGGACAGCAAGCTATGTCCTTGGCAATTCTACGGGTCATTCGCTTAGTTAGAGTGTTTCGCATTTTTAAACTCTCACGCCACTCCAAGGGGCTACAGATCTTGGGGCAGACTTTGAAAGCCAGTATGCGTGAGTTGGGACTCCTGATTTTCTTTCTCTTCATTGGTGTCATCCTTTTCTCTAGTGCTGTTTACTTTGCTGAAGCTGACGAGCCTCGATCCCAGTTCAGAAGCATCCCAGAGGCCTTTTGGTGGGCTGTGGTTTCCATGACGACAGTTGGCTACGGCGACATGGTCCCGACAACTATGGGAGGAAAAATTGTTGGGTCTCTTTGTGCTATTGCCGGTGTTTTGACCATTGCACTGCCAGTGCCGGTCATTGTGTCAAACTTTAACTACTTCTACCACAGAGAGACAGAGGGTGAAGAACAGGCTCAATATCTAAATATCCCAAGTGTGCCTAAAGCGAGCTCAGTTGATGACCTGAAGAAGACTGGTCGGAGTGGCAGCGGGTCAACTCTCAGCAAGTCTGACTATGTGGAGATTCAGGAGGCTGTCAACCATAGTGCTGACGATTTTAGACCAGAGGGGATAAAAACAGGAAACTGCACTCTAGCCAACACAAATTATGTAAACATCACCAAGATGCGTACAGATGTGTAA